In Cryptomeria japonica chromosome 10, Sugi_1.0, whole genome shotgun sequence, a genomic segment contains:
- the LOC131055448 gene encoding uncharacterized protein LOC131055448 codes for MCSFFITLISLLYNSSYTLSFVNTSWFPPNGRPRQNENSSSNLLEKNTCSSCNNNVNIMEDSMYIRMVQHLIEKCLLFNMDRHECVKILAKQAHIHPLITLAVWKGLLRENRDFFRSYFMGRSQIYNAHIHYRDPTY; via the exons ATGTGCTCTTTTTTTATAACTCTCATTTCTCTGCTTTATAACTCCTCTTATACACTCTCTTTTGTCAACACATCTTGGTTTCCTCCAAATGGAAGGCCCAGACAAAATGAGAATTCCTCCTCCAATCTTCTAGAGAAAAATACATGCTCTAGTTGTAATAATAACGTTAATATTATGGAGGATAGTATGTATATACGCATGGTTCAGCATCTCATCGAGAAGTGCCTGCTCTTTAACATGGATCGCCATGAATGCGTGAAAATTCTTGCCAAGCAAGCCCACATTCACCCTCTCATCACGCTTGCGG TTTGGAAGGGGCTACTACGAGAGAACAGAGATTTTTTTCGAAGCTATTTCATGGGCAGATCACAGATTTATAATGCTCACATTCACT ATAGAGATCCAACATATTAA